The following proteins come from a genomic window of Dehalococcoidia bacterium:
- the rplO gene encoding 50S ribosomal protein L15 — translation MQVHNVRSAQNRTKRKRVGRGDASRGTYSGKGMKGQKARSGGGVRPGFEGGQNPMIKGLPRLRGFKNPFRTEYQVVNVDRLNALPAEINELSPATLESLRIIRHADKPVKILGFGEISRPISISGVQVSGTARAKIESAGGSVQEG, via the coding sequence ATGCAAGTGCACAATGTGAGATCAGCTCAAAACCGAACTAAGCGTAAAAGGGTTGGACGTGGAGACGCCAGCCGAGGTACCTATTCTGGTAAGGGAATGAAAGGGCAGAAGGCTCGATCTGGAGGTGGTGTTCGCCCTGGTTTTGAGGGTGGACAGAACCCAATGATAAAAGGATTGCCTCGTTTGAGAGGATTTAAAAACCCATTTCGTACGGAATACCAAGTTGTCAATGTTGATCGGCTAAACGCGTTACCTGCAGAAATTAATGAACTATCGCCTGCTACTTTGGAGTCCTTGCGAATAATAAGGCACGCTGATAAGCCTGTAAAAATTCTTGGATTTGGTGAAATCAGTCGCCCAATCTCAATTTCGGGTGTCCAAGTTTCAGGAACTGCTAGAGCAAAGATTGAATCTGCTGGCGGATCGGTACAGGAGGGGTAG
- the secY gene encoding preprotein translocase subunit SecY, translated as MIDAFRAPDLRARILFVLGMLIIFRLLAHVPVPGVDRTALGNLFQSNSMIPFFDLFSGGGLRNMSIAALGVFPYITSSIVIQILTPVLPQLQALAREGDSGRQRINQITHWITVPIAFFSGYGQLLLFSRAGVFTFPVSFFGPGAFETLTIVISFVGGTMLLVWMGELITERGIGNGISLIIFAGIVSGLPMMLGQGFQARDNSGGLLLTAVIGLGLIYFIVVFNEAQRRIPVQYGRSVFRGGRMYRQSGATHLPLRVNSAGMIPLIFAFSIMVLPGTIANFVYNPSSSGFISTFAGFIVSVFAPTSVWYWIAVFLLVVLFTFFYTLIVFQQQQLAENLQKNGGFIPGIRPGVPTQQYLNRVILRITWGGALFLGLVAIMPYFFTQITGIKALTLSSTSLLIMVSVALDFMRQLEAQLLMRNYEGFIK; from the coding sequence ATGATCGACGCTTTTCGAGCACCGGACCTTAGGGCCCGGATTCTTTTCGTATTAGGGATGTTAATCATTTTTAGATTACTAGCTCATGTCCCAGTTCCCGGGGTTGATAGGACTGCTCTAGGTAATTTATTTCAAAGTAATTCAATGATCCCATTTTTTGATCTCTTCAGCGGTGGAGGGCTTAGAAATATGAGCATTGCTGCTCTGGGCGTATTCCCTTATATAACTTCGTCAATTGTGATCCAGATACTAACTCCTGTTTTGCCTCAGCTACAAGCACTTGCGAGAGAGGGTGATAGCGGCAGGCAACGAATTAACCAAATAACCCATTGGATTACAGTTCCTATTGCCTTCTTTTCAGGTTACGGGCAGCTTTTATTATTCTCTAGAGCTGGTGTTTTCACCTTTCCTGTAAGTTTCTTTGGCCCTGGGGCATTTGAAACTCTTACAATAGTTATTAGCTTTGTAGGTGGAACCATGCTTCTTGTTTGGATGGGAGAACTTATTACAGAAAGAGGTATCGGCAATGGGATATCTCTTATTATTTTCGCGGGGATTGTGTCAGGTCTTCCGATGATGTTGGGCCAAGGATTTCAAGCCAGAGATAACTCAGGCGGATTATTGCTCACTGCAGTGATTGGATTGGGTTTAATTTATTTTATTGTTGTGTTTAATGAGGCTCAACGACGTATTCCGGTTCAATACGGTAGAAGTGTATTTCGCGGAGGGCGGATGTATCGGCAGTCTGGAGCTACTCATTTACCGCTACGTGTTAATTCCGCGGGTATGATTCCCTTAATCTTTGCTTTTAGCATAATGGTCCTACCTGGGACTATTGCAAATTTCGTCTATAACCCTTCTAGTTCTGGATTTATCTCAACCTTTGCGGGTTTTATAGTCTCTGTATTTGCCCCAACTTCAGTATGGTATTGGATCGCAGTGTTCCTGCTTGTTGTACTTTTTACATTTTTTTATACGTTGATAGTATTTCAGCAGCAGCAACTCGCAGAGAATTTACAAAAAAATGGGGGCTTCATCCCAGGCATTAGACCAGGTGTCCCGACACAGCAATACCTTAATAGAGTGATATTGCGAATTACATGGGGAGGGGCTCTCTTTCTAGGTCTAGTTGCGATAATGCCATACTTTTTTACTCAGATTACGGGAATTAAAGCACTTACTTTAAGTAGCACAAGCTTGCTTATTATGGTTTCGGTAGCTTTGGATTTCATGCGTCAACTTGAAGCACAATTGCTCATGCGCAATTATGAAGGATTCATAAAATGA
- the rpsE gene encoding 30S ribosomal protein S5, which yields MVSTERTNEDQLELQEKVVQIRRVAKVVKGGRNLTFNAMVVVGDGEGSVGAGLGKGKAVPDAVRQGVTIAKKEMVTVPLKGSTIPHAVTTKFRASKVLLRPARPGAGIKAGGAVRAVMEAVGIKDVVGKALGSRNPINIVKATLQGLSQLQSSDTREAQSSGRAILPPAPDRRLPLRREMSSRRDREDREKKEPNPADQATEEVNQVKPEVIEE from the coding sequence ATGGTATCAACGGAACGAACAAATGAAGATCAATTAGAACTACAAGAAAAAGTAGTTCAAATACGTCGCGTAGCAAAAGTCGTTAAAGGAGGGAGGAACCTTACCTTTAATGCGATGGTGGTGGTAGGCGATGGCGAAGGAAGTGTAGGTGCTGGCCTTGGGAAAGGTAAGGCAGTTCCTGACGCTGTCCGCCAAGGCGTCACCATTGCTAAGAAAGAAATGGTGACAGTTCCCTTAAAAGGTTCGACAATTCCTCATGCGGTTACCACTAAATTTAGAGCTTCAAAAGTTTTGTTACGCCCTGCTAGGCCTGGTGCAGGAATCAAGGCTGGAGGTGCGGTACGTGCAGTGATGGAAGCAGTTGGAATCAAAGATGTAGTAGGCAAAGCATTAGGGAGTCGAAACCCCATAAACATTGTGAAAGCCACTCTGCAGGGTTTGAGTCAATTGCAAAGTAGTGATACAAGGGAAGCCCAGTCTTCTGGTCGGGCTATTTTACCTCCTGCTCCGGATAGGCGCTTACCTTTAAGAAGGGAAATGAGTTCACGGAGAGACAGAGAGGATCGTGAGAAGAAAGAGCCTAATCCAGCTGATCAGGCTACCGAAGAAGTCAATCAGGTCAAGCCTGAGGTCATAGAGGAATAG
- the infA gene encoding translation initiation factor IF-1: protein MAKKESIEVEATVLEALPNASFRAELANGHEVLAHVSGKMRMHFIRVLPGDRVLVELSPYDLTRGRITYRFK, encoded by the coding sequence ATGGCTAAAAAGGAATCTATAGAAGTTGAGGCTACAGTCCTTGAAGCACTGCCTAATGCTAGTTTCAGAGCGGAATTAGCTAATGGCCATGAAGTACTAGCTCATGTATCTGGGAAAATGCGAATGCATTTTATCCGTGTTCTTCCAGGTGACCGAGTGTTGGTTGAGTTATCTCCGTACGATTTAACGCGCGGTAGGATAACTTACAGGTTCAAATAA
- the rpsH gene encoding 30S ribosomal protein S8 → MTMTDPISDMLTRIRNAHLVGHPDVDLPSSKVKVSIAGILKAEGFIEDYNVVKQQPQDVLTLQLRYSESQRPAIAGLKRVSKPGLRVHVQTKQVPRAFGGVGISIISTSQGIMTGKDAYHRGIGGELMAYVW, encoded by the coding sequence ATGACAATGACGGATCCTATATCGGACATGTTGACTCGAATTAGAAATGCTCATCTAGTAGGGCATCCTGATGTCGATTTACCTTCTTCTAAAGTTAAGGTATCAATTGCTGGGATTTTAAAAGCTGAAGGCTTTATTGAAGATTACAACGTTGTGAAGCAGCAGCCTCAGGATGTTTTAACCCTCCAATTGCGTTATTCAGAGAGCCAACGTCCTGCTATCGCAGGATTAAAAAGAGTGAGTAAGCCTGGGTTAAGAGTGCATGTCCAAACTAAGCAGGTTCCAAGGGCTTTTGGGGGCGTAGGAATTTCGATTATCTCCACCTCCCAAGGGATTATGACAGGTAAAGATGCTTACCATCGCGGTATCGGTGGCGAGTTAATGGCATACGTTTGGTAG
- the rpmJ gene encoding 50S ribosomal protein L36, with product MKVRASIKPRCDKCRLIRRNRIIRIICTNPRHNQKQG from the coding sequence GTGAAGGTTAGGGCGTCAATAAAACCAAGATGTGATAAGTGCCGTTTGATTCGAAGGAATCGAATAATTCGTATTATTTGTACGAATCCACGGCATAATCAGAAGCAGGGGTAA
- the rplF gene encoding 50S ribosomal protein L6: MSRIGNKPINIPSGVSVERIGAEVVVKGSKGELRQMIDSEIVVRQENETIVIERASDEREQRALHGLTRALIANMVTGVHDGFTRTLELVGYRLQAQGKSVNLQLGFSHPVIVEPMEGVAFEVEGNNRLHISGIDKQIVGEQAARIRSLRPPDAYKGKGVRYAGEQVRLKPGKSAAKRA, encoded by the coding sequence GTGTCTCGAATCGGAAATAAACCAATAAATATACCCTCCGGAGTATCAGTTGAGAGAATTGGTGCCGAGGTTGTGGTCAAAGGGTCAAAAGGTGAGCTTCGGCAAATGATTGACTCTGAGATTGTTGTGCGTCAAGAGAACGAAACTATAGTGATAGAACGCGCTTCGGATGAAAGAGAACAGCGTGCTTTGCATGGTTTAACTCGCGCGCTGATTGCCAATATGGTTACTGGAGTCCATGACGGATTCACTCGCACATTGGAGCTTGTTGGTTACAGGCTTCAGGCTCAGGGTAAATCGGTTAATTTGCAACTAGGATTTAGTCACCCCGTAATTGTAGAACCAATGGAGGGAGTGGCTTTTGAAGTTGAAGGAAATAACAGGCTTCATATTAGCGGGATAGATAAGCAAATTGTTGGAGAGCAAGCAGCTAGGATTCGTAGCCTTCGACCGCCTGATGCGTACAAGGGTAAGGGAGTGCGTTATGCAGGAGAACAAGTGCGCCTAAAACCTGGTAAGTCTGCTGCTAAGAGGGCTTAA
- the map gene encoding type I methionyl aminopeptidase, which yields MNSKTVFLKSLNRGLTSGRSSNGITVKTSLELDRMIDAGRITGEVLTVLRDSICAGMTTYELDQIAEKEIRSRGAIPAFKGYRGFPGTLCVSVNEEIVHGIPGSRVIADGDVIGLDLGAIVDGLYGDSAITVAVGEQNVATLDQIETGRAALFAGIEQVRSGNRIGDISNAIENEICKRGNFGIVREYVGHGIGRRLHEEPSVPNFGPTDRGPILRPGMAIAIEPMINFGGDETKVLDDDWTVVTADGSVSVHFEHTIIVTEGKPIITTKVD from the coding sequence ATGAATTCAAAAACGGTTTTTTTGAAAAGCCTAAATAGAGGCCTTACTTCAGGCCGCTCGTCAAATGGCATTACGGTCAAAACCTCTTTAGAACTAGATCGTATGATCGATGCTGGTCGTATAACGGGTGAAGTCCTAACAGTCTTGCGGGATTCTATTTGTGCAGGAATGACGACTTACGAGCTTGATCAAATTGCGGAGAAAGAAATTCGTTCACGGGGTGCGATTCCAGCTTTCAAAGGGTACCGGGGATTTCCTGGAACCCTTTGCGTTTCTGTTAATGAAGAAATTGTCCATGGGATCCCAGGCAGCAGGGTCATAGCTGATGGTGATGTAATAGGACTTGATTTAGGTGCGATCGTGGATGGGTTATACGGAGATTCCGCTATCACGGTAGCCGTCGGCGAACAGAATGTTGCTACATTAGATCAAATTGAGACTGGCAGAGCGGCATTATTTGCTGGGATAGAACAAGTTCGTTCGGGGAATCGTATAGGTGATATCTCTAATGCGATTGAGAATGAGATTTGTAAGCGAGGCAATTTCGGGATTGTTAGAGAATATGTGGGACACGGAATTGGCCGTAGATTACATGAGGAGCCATCTGTTCCAAATTTTGGACCTACAGATAGAGGGCCAATACTCAGGCCAGGTATGGCAATTGCGATAGAGCCGATGATTAATTTTGGCGGAGATGAAACTAAGGTTTTGGATGATGATTGGACAGTAGTAACTGCAGACGGTTCAGTATCTGTTCATTTTGAGCACACAATTATAGTTACTGAAGGCAAACCAATTATTACAACTAAGGTGGATTAG
- a CDS encoding DNA-directed RNA polymerase subunit alpha yields MLEFVYDEPNEAAVDAAPVPQASVRVHETTDTYGVFTIEPLPRGYGVTLGNPIRRVLLSSIEGVAINWVRIEGVEHEYSTIPNVKEDVVDILLSIKSINLRSSTDRPGKLRLEVTGPGQITAGDIMSSSDFEVVNPEMHIATLDGDNSKLVIEMNIERGVGYEPAASGEGLPIGVLPVDAIYTPVRKVNFTVESTRVGQHTDYERLNFEIWTNGAIAPVDAINQAGRELVEHFFRFSTASEKEQQEGDRPTWASAIPASQYNLTVESLNLTARTLNCLKRAQINKVGEVLEKTRDELLRIRNFGEKSLTELDERLRELGIDHPDFSVNGDLDSEVVLEAEVSGE; encoded by the coding sequence ATGTTGGAATTTGTTTATGATGAGCCAAATGAAGCTGCAGTTGATGCGGCACCCGTTCCGCAAGCAAGCGTGCGTGTTCACGAGACTACAGATACCTATGGCGTTTTTACGATAGAGCCTTTGCCGCGTGGGTATGGAGTTACACTTGGGAATCCAATTCGGCGTGTATTACTTAGCTCTATTGAAGGCGTAGCAATTAACTGGGTGCGCATAGAGGGTGTTGAGCATGAATATTCGACTATTCCAAATGTAAAAGAAGATGTTGTTGATATTCTTCTTAGCATAAAGTCTATCAATTTACGCTCCAGCACTGATCGCCCTGGAAAGCTTCGACTGGAGGTTACAGGTCCAGGCCAAATAACAGCCGGTGATATTATGTCGTCGTCTGATTTTGAAGTTGTTAATCCTGAAATGCATATAGCCACATTGGATGGCGATAACTCCAAGCTAGTTATAGAAATGAATATTGAGCGTGGTGTTGGCTACGAGCCTGCTGCCTCTGGTGAAGGCTTACCCATAGGGGTCCTGCCGGTGGATGCAATTTACACCCCTGTTCGGAAGGTTAATTTCACTGTTGAATCTACTAGAGTAGGGCAGCACACAGATTACGAGCGGTTAAATTTCGAAATTTGGACAAATGGTGCTATTGCGCCAGTGGATGCAATTAATCAGGCTGGCCGCGAGCTAGTTGAGCATTTCTTCAGATTCTCTACTGCTTCTGAAAAAGAACAGCAAGAAGGTGATAGACCCACTTGGGCCTCTGCAATTCCCGCCTCTCAGTACAATTTGACTGTTGAGAGTTTGAATTTGACAGCACGAACGCTGAATTGTTTAAAACGAGCACAGATAAATAAAGTGGGCGAAGTTCTGGAGAAAACTAGAGATGAATTGCTCAGGATAAGGAATTTTGGAGAGAAATCATTGACTGAGCTTGATGAAAGATTACGTGAATTAGGAATAGATCACCCTGACTTTAGTGTTAATGGGGATCTCGATTCAGAAGTTGTGTTGGAAGCTGAGGTAAGTGGAGAGTAA
- the rpsM gene encoding 30S ribosomal protein S13: protein MARVANVDIPDNKRIEIALRSIHGIGPVAAVKITARAGLLGNPRVRDVSDEDLTKIREIVDQEYMVEGDLRREVQDNIRRLIDIGAYRGIRHRRGLPVHGQRTKTNSRTKRSGRKAIANKKRIMK from the coding sequence ATGGCACGTGTTGCAAATGTAGACATTCCCGATAATAAGCGTATTGAAATCGCTCTACGTAGTATTCATGGGATTGGACCCGTGGCTGCGGTAAAGATCACAGCGCGAGCGGGATTGTTAGGTAATCCTCGTGTTCGAGATGTATCCGATGAGGATTTGACAAAAATTCGAGAGATAGTCGATCAAGAATACATGGTTGAGGGTGATCTTCGCAGAGAAGTTCAAGACAACATAAGGCGTCTAATCGATATTGGTGCATACAGAGGAATCAGGCATCGCCGTGGACTCCCGGTGCATGGGCAGCGTACAAAAACTAACTCGCGTACTAAACGCAGTGGTCGTAAGGCTATTGCGAATAAGAAACGCATAATGAAGTAG
- a CDS encoding adenylate kinase, whose translation MSKRVILLGPPGAGKGTQALIIANTAGVAHIASGDLFRKHLGEGTELGILAKEYMAKGELVPDDLTIRMVLERMNEDDASDGYVLDGFPRTVEQAEALDDALLSQGQEIDKAPLIEVGKEELIRRLSGRWICTDCQTPYHQVFNPSKLAGKCDLCSGDLYQREDDRAEVVEARLDTYDVQTTPLIGYYQSQGKLVRINGEQEVDLVTSDLGNAITLSDGFS comes from the coding sequence ATGAGCAAGCGCGTCATTCTTTTAGGCCCACCTGGGGCGGGCAAAGGGACCCAAGCACTCATTATAGCGAACACCGCAGGAGTGGCTCACATTGCTTCCGGAGATCTTTTCCGTAAGCATCTTGGTGAAGGTACAGAGCTTGGAATTTTAGCGAAAGAATATATGGCCAAAGGGGAATTGGTCCCTGATGACTTAACTATTCGCATGGTTCTGGAACGCATGAATGAGGACGATGCTTCAGATGGATATGTACTTGATGGGTTTCCTCGGACGGTTGAGCAGGCTGAAGCATTGGATGACGCTTTGCTGAGCCAAGGCCAAGAAATTGATAAAGCTCCGCTAATTGAGGTTGGCAAAGAAGAATTGATTCGTAGATTATCCGGAAGATGGATATGCACCGACTGTCAGACTCCATACCATCAAGTATTTAATCCGTCAAAATTAGCGGGTAAATGTGATCTATGCTCAGGAGATTTATACCAGCGAGAAGATGATAGAGCCGAAGTTGTTGAGGCAAGGTTAGACACATATGACGTACAGACAACACCATTGATAGGGTATTACCAATCTCAAGGTAAATTAGTACGTATCAATGGAGAGCAAGAGGTAGACCTTGTCACGTCGGATTTAGGAAATGCAATTACTTTAAGTGATGGCTTTTCGTAA
- a CDS encoding type Z 30S ribosomal protein S14 gives MAKKSKIAKWKRTPPFKVRLMNRCNRCSRPKAYNRFTGLCRICFREMALTGQLPGVRKASW, from the coding sequence GTGGCAAAAAAAAGTAAAATAGCTAAATGGAAACGTACACCGCCCTTTAAGGTTAGGCTTATGAATAGATGTAATCGATGCAGTCGTCCCAAAGCCTACAATCGTTTTACTGGGTTATGCAGAATTTGTTTTAGGGAGATGGCTTTGACAGGTCAACTTCCTGGAGTTAGAAAGGCTAGTTGGTAG
- the rpmD gene encoding 50S ribosomal protein L30: MAKLRIKLVRSQIGSDQGQRRTVKALGLNRLNGEVEHDDTPTIRGMVHKVRHLVSVRAGEEN, from the coding sequence ATGGCTAAGTTACGCATTAAACTCGTCCGTAGCCAGATAGGCTCGGATCAAGGTCAGAGGCGCACTGTCAAGGCCTTAGGACTCAATCGTCTGAACGGCGAGGTTGAGCATGACGATACCCCAACCATAAGGGGGATGGTGCATAAAGTCAGGCATTTAGTAAGCGTTAGAGCTGGAGAGGAAAATTAG
- the rpsD gene encoding 30S ribosomal protein S4, whose product MARYTGPVCRQCRRSGEKLFLKGERCFTPKCSVEKRRKTPGDQQPRRRRASDWAIQLREKQKARQSYGVLERQFRKYFGDAIRLPGATGDNLLQLLERRLDNVTYRVGFADSRAQARQRVLHGHFTVNGKKVNIPSYRVKAGEVVAWKPNSKDKQFAQDVIRTVGQRPVPEWISLDKGEMTAKVNRVPEASDIDSRLETRMVVEFYSR is encoded by the coding sequence ATGGCAAGATATACAGGACCAGTATGTCGGCAATGCCGACGATCAGGGGAAAAACTTTTTTTGAAAGGTGAAAGGTGTTTTACGCCCAAATGTAGCGTAGAGAAACGACGGAAGACACCTGGAGACCAACAGCCTCGCAGGCGGCGTGCTTCTGATTGGGCCATTCAATTACGAGAAAAACAAAAGGCTCGTCAATCGTATGGTGTTCTCGAGCGCCAATTCCGAAAATATTTTGGTGATGCAATTCGATTACCAGGTGCAACTGGTGACAATTTACTTCAGTTGTTAGAACGGCGATTGGATAATGTTACCTATCGAGTAGGATTTGCGGACTCTCGTGCTCAAGCACGACAAAGAGTACTTCACGGTCACTTCACCGTTAATGGTAAGAAAGTGAATATACCTTCTTACAGGGTTAAAGCAGGTGAGGTTGTTGCTTGGAAGCCAAATAGCAAAGATAAGCAATTTGCACAGGATGTTATAAGGACTGTTGGCCAACGTCCCGTGCCTGAGTGGATTTCGCTTGATAAAGGCGAAATGACAGCGAAAGTTAATCGAGTTCCAGAAGCGTCAGATATTGACTCTAGATTGGAGACTCGAATGGTAGTGGAGTTTTATTCCCGTTAA
- the rplR gene encoding 50S ribosomal protein L18, with translation MAKLKTNWAARIVRHKRLRQSLSGTTDRPRLNVFRSSKFTYAQIIDDQQGHTLVSASSRELPVDSQAKTDAAREVGRLLAERATSTGIKSVVFDRGGYRYHGRVKALADGAREKGLEF, from the coding sequence ATGGCAAAACTAAAAACAAATTGGGCTGCTCGAATTGTTCGTCATAAAAGATTGCGTCAATCTTTGAGCGGGACTACGGATCGACCAAGGTTGAATGTGTTTCGTAGCTCAAAATTTACCTATGCGCAAATTATTGATGACCAGCAGGGGCATACTTTGGTTTCAGCTAGCTCTCGCGAACTACCTGTAGATTCTCAAGCGAAGACCGACGCTGCGAGGGAAGTTGGGCGGTTGTTAGCAGAAAGAGCAACTTCCACAGGAATAAAGTCGGTTGTCTTTGATAGAGGCGGTTATCGCTACCATGGACGGGTAAAAGCTCTTGCTGATGGTGCCCGGGAAAAAGGATTAGAGTTTTAA
- the rplE gene encoding 50S ribosomal protein L5, translating to MQKYRDEIRPRLIEEFGYSSMMQAPRITKIVVNVGLGEALTSNRAIETVPGHIAAITGQKPVVTKAKTSIAGFKLREGQSIGVMVTLRGRRMYEFLDRMLFTALPRIRDFRGVKRNAFDGRGNYSLGFREQIVWPEIDYGSVDRVRGFQVVITTTAKTDAEGFRLLELCGMPFARN from the coding sequence ATGCAAAAATACCGCGATGAAATTCGCCCTCGATTGATTGAGGAATTTGGTTACTCGAGCATGATGCAAGCTCCGAGGATCACGAAGATTGTAGTTAACGTTGGACTAGGAGAGGCATTGACTAGCAACCGCGCTATTGAGACAGTCCCTGGACACATAGCTGCAATAACTGGTCAAAAACCTGTAGTTACGAAAGCCAAAACATCAATAGCCGGGTTCAAGTTAAGAGAAGGGCAGTCTATAGGAGTAATGGTGACACTCCGAGGTCGCCGAATGTATGAATTTCTTGATCGTATGTTATTTACAGCCTTGCCCCGTATCAGAGATTTTCGTGGTGTGAAGAGAAATGCCTTTGATGGAAGAGGCAATTATTCTCTCGGATTTAGAGAACAAATTGTGTGGCCTGAAATTGATTATGGTTCGGTTGACAGAGTAAGAGGCTTTCAGGTGGTTATTACTACAACGGCAAAAACTGATGCTGAAGGATTTAGATTACTCGAATTATGCGGGATGCCTTTTGCACGCAATTAG
- the rplQ gene encoding 50S ribosomal protein L17 — translation MRHRVSGRTLGRRTEHRESMLYNLVSQLIKHERVTTTEAKAREVKAIAEKIISKGREENLHSRRQALAVLPDKDSVEKLFDEIGPRYADRPGGYTRMVKLMPRKGDAAPMALLELV, via the coding sequence ATGCGTCATCGAGTATCAGGCCGAACCTTAGGCCGTAGAACAGAACATCGAGAGTCGATGTTATACAACTTAGTCTCGCAATTAATTAAGCATGAGCGTGTAACGACAACAGAAGCGAAAGCTCGTGAAGTTAAAGCGATTGCGGAAAAGATCATTAGTAAAGGCCGAGAGGAAAACTTGCATAGTCGCAGGCAAGCTTTGGCTGTCCTTCCAGATAAGGACTCTGTTGAAAAACTATTTGATGAAATAGGGCCGCGCTACGCTGACCGTCCTGGTGGCTATACCAGAATGGTTAAATTGATGCCTCGAAAAGGCGACGCAGCTCCTATGGCATTACTGGAGTTAGTATAG
- the rplX gene encoding 50S ribosomal protein L24, with product MASRLRKDDEVLVIAGRDKGKKGKIQRMISGKDQVLVEGVNMVKRHLRAGAEGARQAGIIDKEMPIQTSKLMPICPSCSKPTRIGYQILKDGTKSRMCKKCEGMFS from the coding sequence GTGGCTTCACGTTTAAGAAAAGATGATGAGGTTTTGGTGATAGCCGGCCGGGACAAAGGTAAAAAAGGTAAAATCCAGCGGATGATTTCTGGAAAAGATCAAGTCCTTGTAGAAGGTGTGAATATGGTAAAACGCCACCTTCGTGCAGGTGCAGAAGGCGCTAGGCAAGCAGGGATTATCGATAAAGAAATGCCAATTCAGACTTCTAAGCTTATGCCGATTTGCCCATCATGTTCCAAGCCTACCCGAATTGGGTACCAGATTTTAAAAGATGGGACTAAGTCACGCATGTGTAAGAAATGTGAAGGGATGTTCAGTTGA
- the rpsK gene encoding 30S ribosomal protein S11 — protein sequence MARANRTRTRRRERKFVPRGKVFITATFNNTLVSLTDPEGNVVAWGSAGGVGFKGARKGTAFAAQRVSETAAKKAMEHGLRQVEVYVKGPGAGRESAVRALQGAGLTVTSIRDVTPIPHNGCRPPKRRRT from the coding sequence TTGGCTAGGGCCAATAGAACAAGAACTCGAAGGCGTGAACGTAAGTTTGTGCCTCGTGGCAAAGTATTCATTACCGCCACGTTTAATAATACTCTAGTGTCGTTGACGGACCCCGAGGGTAACGTTGTTGCTTGGGGATCAGCTGGAGGAGTGGGATTTAAAGGAGCTCGTAAAGGAACGGCATTTGCTGCTCAAAGAGTTTCTGAAACTGCTGCCAAGAAGGCAATGGAACATGGGTTACGGCAAGTCGAAGTTTATGTCAAAGGCCCTGGTGCTGGACGTGAATCTGCAGTTCGAGCTCTTCAAGGTGCAGGACTAACCGTGACTAGTATTAGAGATGTTACACCCATACCACATAATGGATGCCGTCCACCTAAACGGCGCAGGACATAG